From one Deinococcus detaillensis genomic stretch:
- a CDS encoding divergent PAP2 family protein, giving the protein MNSLAELLSNRWLWTAVFSSTGAQIVKVLLILLFERRWRPEKALETGGMPSSHSAMVSALTTGVALTEGLGSPLFAVVTTFALIVMYDATGVRHSSGQQARLINELVAELRAVVREGFAPKPLKVLLGHTYLEVLVGGIIGVVAAFLAFRWL; this is encoded by the coding sequence ATGAATTCGCTTGCTGAGCTGCTGAGCAACCGCTGGCTGTGGACTGCCGTGTTTTCGAGTACCGGAGCGCAAATCGTCAAGGTGCTGCTGATTTTGCTCTTCGAGCGGCGTTGGCGTCCCGAAAAAGCCTTGGAGACCGGCGGAATGCCCAGCAGCCACAGCGCCATGGTGTCGGCCTTGACCACCGGCGTGGCTCTTACCGAAGGGCTGGGCAGCCCGCTCTTCGCGGTGGTGACCACCTTTGCCCTGATCGTGATGTACGACGCCACTGGCGTGCGCCACAGCAGCGGCCAGCAAGCCCGCCTGATCAACGAACTGGTGGCCGAGCTGCGGGCAGTGGTGCGCGAAGGCTTTGCGCCCAAGCCGCTGAAGGTGCTGCTGGGCCACACTTACCTGGAAGTGCTGGTGGGCGGCATCATCGGCGTGGTGGCAGCGTTTCTGGCTTTCCGCTGGCTGTGA
- a CDS encoding TetR/AcrR family transcriptional regulator has protein sequence MSVRQRRSESLKVQQKVQARRREIYAAAAELFSTQGYRAASMRELAAALGMSKASLYHYVQSKEELLTLLYTEVIAENTAIMQAVIDLGLSAAETLREVLVQRVLYTITRQRLLRVFYEEELELPPAVSGPMRQEREHYEQTLLSVVQRGLDEGVLTSPVSAQMTANILLGAVNWTYRWYKAGGPLRAREFAEGVADTAMGGIVSPSTLTADLVKG, from the coding sequence ATGAGTGTGCGGCAAAGGCGATCAGAGAGTCTGAAAGTGCAGCAAAAAGTGCAGGCCCGCCGGCGGGAGATCTACGCCGCCGCCGCCGAACTGTTCAGTACGCAAGGCTACCGCGCCGCGTCGATGCGCGAACTCGCCGCCGCGCTGGGCATGAGCAAGGCCAGTTTGTATCACTATGTCCAGAGCAAAGAAGAACTCCTGACGCTGCTTTATACCGAGGTCATCGCCGAAAACACCGCCATCATGCAGGCAGTGATCGACCTCGGCCTCAGCGCCGCCGAAACACTGCGCGAAGTCTTGGTGCAGCGCGTGCTCTACACCATTACCCGTCAACGTCTGCTGCGGGTCTTTTATGAAGAAGAACTGGAATTGCCGCCCGCCGTCAGCGGCCCGATGCGTCAGGAGAGAGAGCACTACGAGCAGACTCTGCTCAGCGTGGTGCAGCGCGGGCTGGACGAAGGCGTGCTGACCTCGCCGGTCTCGGCGCAGATGACTGCCAATATTTTGCTGGGGGCCGTCAACTGGACTTACCGCTGGTACAAAGCGGGAGGGCCGCTGCGTGCGCGTGAATTTGCGGAGGGAGTGGCAGATACAGCCATGGGCGGAATCGTGTCCCCATCAACGCTCACGGCCGATCTCGTCAAGGGTTAG